The following coding sequences are from one Rutidosis leptorrhynchoides isolate AG116_Rl617_1_P2 chromosome 11, CSIRO_AGI_Rlap_v1, whole genome shotgun sequence window:
- the LOC139875702 gene encoding putative disease resistance RPP13-like protein 1, with the protein MADTVVSAAVNVLIEKIFSGDLLKMVRSEGIESQLKELQKTWNYIEAVLADASEKQITDRSVKLWLQDLRRLAYDIEDVLDDMATECMRRKFCDESYGSTSTGNNLFKRIKLTCTNFTSRNLMYGRNMRSMLDDINVKLNDLAEKKNSLGDDAYNQNVSIISIVGLGGVGKTTLAQLLYNNKKVKARFELRVWICVSDEFDVKAISKIIYKSVAEKHKEFDNLDQLHVALQEKLSNKRFLIVLDDVWNEDQDKWEVLEKPLKGAPGSKIIVTTRKTTVASVMNCAEPYVLGILSDKDALSLLAKSALNEHNFDSHPSLISVARLIIKRCKGLPLALIAIGRVLKGKGNDEYEWDKLLKSEIWSSNDRILPALKLSYYILPSQLKQLFAYCCLFQKDYLFHKKELVLMWMAEGFLNHPNGNMSMESVGFEYFEELHARSFFQLHSTGNKYTLPKYTMHDLMNDLAISVAGDFFYVLDDKMDVNGRNKAFEKFRHFSYLGQGSAENENLKELHRCERLRTFLTVSDHSHYVYLDNVLVDLLPKLQFMRVLSLTQNSITDVPRSIGDLKHLRYLNFSGTEIKQVPEEVSELYNLQSLLVRGCMKLTSLPVSFHKLINLRHLDMSDTPSLNKTPLGMGGLTSLQTLSKVMIKRANGFKVSDLKGMLNLQGELSISGLEKVTVPQQATDANLEGKKGLVSLDMEWSDVFDDSRNSILEYKVFQMLRPPTKLNKLNIWSYGGMKFPSWFVGPSFDKLTELTIENCPNLVELSIGLISTLEYLFISFCENLVSIGENEVNVGSSDRKSVLKEVVLSHCDSLESYNCPNTVEKLHIFYCDSMTSVSMSTTLQELPSSLRSLDVFNCKNLKSFSHEHLQSLTSLEEMRIIRYDSFPCGSWPPNLRKLEIGRLKKPMSEWGLQNYPEWGLQNYPTSLVILRLDGSNSGVTSFAMEGDEMNAALTSFLLPPSLTFLEIRNFNDVESISEVVQHLTHLQRLYIWRCPNIKDVPQSTSSLTVHVD; encoded by the exons ATGGCTGACACCGTTGTTTCTGCTGCTGTCAATGTGCTGATTGAAAAAATATTCTCTGGTGACTTGCTGAAGATGGTTCGATCGGAAGGAATCGAATCTCAGCTGAAAGAACTGCAGAAAACCTGGAACTATATCGAAGCTGTGCTTGCTGATGCAAGTGAGAAGCAAATAACAGACAGATCTGTTAAATTGTGGCTACAAGATCTTCGTCGTCTAGCTTACGACATTGAAGATGTACTCGATGATATGGCTACCGAATGTATGCGAAGAAAGTTCTGTGATGAATCATATGGCAGCACAAGTACCGGTAACAACCTATTTAAAAGGATAAAATTAACTTGTACTAATTTCACTTCTCGTAACTTGATGTATGGTCGTAATATGCGTTCTATGCTAGATGATATTAATGTAAAATTGAATGATCTTGCCGAAAAGAAAAATTCTCTAG GTGATGATGCATATAATCAAAATGTGAGCATCATCTCCATAGTTGGTTTAGGTGGGGTTGGGAAAACAACTCTTGCCCAACTTTTGTACAACAACAAAAAAGTTAAAGCTCGGTTTGAACTCAGGGTATGGATTTGTGTTTCAGACGAGTTTGATGTAAAAGCTATTAGCAAGATAATTTATAAATCGGTAGCTGAGAAGCACAAAGAATTTGATAATTTAGATCAACTTCACGTAGCCCTACAAGAAAAGCTTTCAAACAAAAGGTTCCTAATCGTGTTAGACGATGTTTGGAATGAAGACCAAGATAAATGGGAAGTTCTTGAAAAACCTCTTAAAGGGGCTCCTGGCAGTAAAATCATTGTTACCACACGGAAGACCACGGTTGCATCAGTGATGAACTGTGCTGAACCTTATGTTTTGGGGATACTATCAGATAAAGATGCACTATCCTTGTTGGCTAAATCTGCACTAAATGAGCATAATTTTGACAGCCATCCATCACTAATATCAGTTGCTCGATTGATTATTAAGAGATGCAAGGGATTGCCTTTGGCTTTGATAGCAATCGGGAGGGTATTGAAAGGAAAAGGAAATGATGAATATGAATGGGATAAGTTGTTAAAGAGTGAGATATGGAGTTCAAATGATAGAATTCTCCCGGCTCTCAAACTAAGCTATTATATTCTTCCTTCTCAACTAAAGCAACTTTTTGCATATTGTTGTTTATTCCAGAAGGACTACCTGTTCCACAAGAAAGAGCTAGTGTTAATGTGGATGGCAGAGGGGTTTCTAAACCACCCAAATGGAAACATGTCAATGGAGAGTGTGGGTTTCGAGTACTTTGAAGAGCTCCACGCAAGGTCATTTTTTCAGCTGCATTCAACGGGTAACAAATACACGCTACCCAAATACACCATGCACGACTTGATGAATGACTTGGCAATAAGTGTTGCGGGAGACTTCTTCTATGTGTTGGATGATAAGATGGACGTAAATGGTAGGAACAAAGCTTTTGAGAAGTTCCGTCACTTTTCATACTTAGGTCAAGGAAGTGCAGAAAATGAAAACCTCAAGGAACTACACAGATGTGAACGCCTAAGAACATTCTTAACGGTGTCAGATCATTCACATTATGTCTACTTGGATAATGTTCTTGTGGACTTACTTCCCAAATTACAGTTCATGAGGGTGCTAAGCTTAACTCAAAATTCAATCACGGATGTACCAAGATCTATTGGTGATCTGAAACATTTGCGATACCTCAATTTTTCAGGGACAGAAATCAAACAAGTACCGGAAGAGGTTAGTGAGCTTTATAATCTACAAAGCTTGTTGGTCAGAGGATGTATGAAGTTAACTAGCTTGCCGGTCAGTTTTCATAAGTTAATAAACCTCAGACATCTTGACATGAGTGATACTCCATCGTTGAACAAAACACCCTTAGGGATGGGTGGGTTAACGAGTCTACAAACTTTGTCAAAGGTTATGATCAAAAGAGCTAATGGTTTCAAGGTATCTGACCTTAAAGGCATGTTGAATCTTCAAGGTGAACTTTCCATTAGTGGTTTGGAAAAAGTAACAGTTCCACAACAAGCTACAGATGCCAACTTGGAGGGAAAGAAGGGTCTTGTGAGTTTGGATATGGAATGGAGTGATGTATTTGATGATTCTCGGAATTCAATTCTAGAATATAAAGTATTTCAAATGCTAAGGCCTCCCACTAAGTTGAACAAACTAAACATTTGGAGCTATGGGGGAATGAAATTTCCTAGTTGGTTTGTAGGTCCCTCATTTGATAAGTTAACAGAGCTTACAATAGAAAATTGTCCAAATTTGGTTGAGTTGTCAATTGGACTAATATCGACACTTGAGTATTTGTTTATATCTTTTTGTGAAAATTTGGTATCAATAGGAGAAAATGAGGTTAATGTTGGAAGTAGCGACAGGAAATCTGTCCTTAAAGAAGTTGTTCTTTCTCATTGTGATTCATTGGAGAGTTACAATTGCCCTAATACAGTTGAGAAATTGCACATATTTTATTGTGATTCAATGACATCAGTGAGTATGTCAACAACATTGCAGGAGCTGCCATCCTCTCTCAGGTCTCTTGACGTCTTTAATTGTAAGAATCTAAAATCTTTTTCTCATGAGCATTTGCAAAGTCTCACATCTTTGGAAGAGATGAGGATAATTAGGTATGATTCATTTCCATGTGGGTCGTGGCCTCCTAATTTAAGGAAGCTAGAAATAGGAAGGTTAAAGAAGCCAATGTCAGAGTGGGGGCTGCAGAATTACCCAGAGTGGGGGCTGCAGAATTACCCGACCTCACTTGTTATCCTAAGATTAGATGGTTCTAACTCCGGAGTGACTTCATTTGCAATGGAAGGAGATGAGATGAATGCTGCATTAACATCTTTTCTTCTACCACCATCTCTAACTTTTCTAGAAATCAGGAATTTTAATGATGTGGAATCAATTTCAGAGGTGGTCCAACATCTCACTCACCTTCAACGACTTTATATTTGGAGGTGCCCAAATATTAAGGATGTGCCACAATCAACTTCATCTTTGACAGTACATGTCGATTAA